In Monodelphis domestica isolate mMonDom1 chromosome 4, mMonDom1.pri, whole genome shotgun sequence, one DNA window encodes the following:
- the LOC103091897 gene encoding selenoprotein N-like gives MDLPAAPGPPVLPSPQPRGLPPRRSRSRRDLALLVIMLAALLAAASRGYLGSQDAQASALRETALIPGKISFFFSALDVNRDMYISPKEFKPIAEIMRVVKPITDFEKTEELKEETSSQEEELAIVTPFEPLLLDTTSNSKTGFKEEEPLEPV, from the exons ATGGACCTTCCTGCGGCCCCTGGGCCGCCCGTTCTACCGTCTCCACAACCCCGGGGGCTCCCTCCCCGCCGCTCCCGCAGCCGCCGGGACCTGGCGCTGCTGGTGATAATGCTGGCGGCTCTGCTGGCCGCCGCTTCCCGGGGCTACCTGGGCTCCCAAGACGCCCAGGCCTCGGCGCTGCGG GAGACAGCCCTGATCCCCGGAAAGATCTCGTTCTTCTTCTCTGCTTTGGATGTGAACAGGGACATGTACATCAGCCCTAAGGAGTTCAAGCCCATTGCTGAGATAATGAGAG TAGTAAAACCTATCACTGACTTTGAAAAGAcagaggaattgaaggaggagaCTTCCTCTCAGGAGGAGGAGCTGGCTATTGTAACTCCATTCGAGCCCCTGCTGCTAGACACCACATCAAACAGTAAAACTGGTTTCAAAGAg GAGGAACCTTTAGAACCAGTTTAA